A window from Streptomyces subrutilus encodes these proteins:
- a CDS encoding HutD/Ves family protein → MTAGSREGGPAGPGAVRVLRAAHRTASAWKNGGGVTREVAARPEGAGPDAFVWRVSIAEVAADGPFSAFPGVDRTLTLAEGAGMELTVGGVRRVVAERFAPRHFAGDEPTACRLLSGPVVNFNVMYRRDAVRARTAVVRSDGGGRGDGHGGRGRPLALTAGPGETLLVVALEGAAVLERPDGSGPGERLGPYDAASATGPFDRLLRTEGRAAVVRFEPLRP, encoded by the coding sequence ATGACAGCCGGCAGTCGCGAGGGCGGGCCCGCGGGCCCGGGCGCGGTCCGGGTGCTCCGGGCGGCCCACCGTACGGCCTCGGCCTGGAAGAACGGCGGCGGAGTCACCCGCGAGGTCGCGGCCCGTCCCGAAGGTGCGGGCCCGGACGCATTCGTCTGGCGGGTGAGCATCGCCGAGGTCGCCGCCGACGGGCCGTTCTCCGCGTTCCCCGGAGTCGACCGCACCCTCACGCTCGCCGAGGGCGCGGGCATGGAGCTGACGGTGGGCGGCGTGCGCCGCGTCGTGGCCGAGCGGTTCGCGCCGCGGCACTTCGCGGGGGACGAGCCCACCGCCTGCCGGCTGCTGTCCGGCCCCGTCGTGAACTTCAACGTGATGTACCGCAGGGACGCCGTGCGCGCCCGGACCGCGGTCGTACGGAGCGACGGAGGAGGCCGCGGCGACGGCCACGGTGGCCGGGGGCGGCCGCTCGCGCTCACCGCGGGGCCGGGGGAGACCCTGCTGGTGGTGGCCCTGGAGGGGGCCGCCGTACTGGAGCGGCCGGACGGCTCCGGCCCGGGAGAGCGGCTGGGCCCGTACGACGCCGCGTCGGCGACGGGCCCGTTCGACCGGCTGCTGCGCACCGAGGGGCGGGCGGCCGTGGTCCGCTTCGAGCCGCTGCGGCCCTGA
- a CDS encoding glyoxal oxidase, with amino-acid sequence MSGSSLPRARRSAAMAAWLVGCALTLAAVTPVPVPAPAPGPASAPGPASASASASGEAAVLGREHAREHARLRDAAKGAQGYPQSKRTASLAAHRASQERTNRAFADAESGRFAAYFPSPDFGVHVAQLPTGKVLLFSFERVEADPTKETGPTGTVGRTNAGRGYLWDPAKGTGAAAFTKVSPPVVLMPDGHYAPRPAPFFCAGHAYLPNGMVGVFGGNVGGKGGSGAKLSFVFDPWTETWFRNRDMSVGRWYPTAVTGADGRQIIMSGQSERGTGTPTPVVERFPALRHPVPWRPFDIPVGLSAERLRTDAPFRNDYPHLFSLRDGMVYGLGRDADQQWRFDPVREVRTDLPRRPADFRGYGSAVPLPAGFRGPDSVLVLGGDPHDPFTYRLSGGRWTTERPRAFGRTQDDTLILPDATLLTVNGALDTRDYGHGPFNPRADPKYRQVELRDARGNWRLGPAQRLPRGYHSNALVMPDGRVMVTGDELQQIANDPDIDDAMDGSIELYEPAYLHRGARPALDRVPAGELGHDRAFEVTSSTPGDVARAVLLAPSTVTHSVNTSQRHLELRITGLRGGTIGLRTPPSPADAPPGYYMLFLLDGKGVPSVARWVKLGVR; translated from the coding sequence ATGTCCGGGAGTTCCCTGCCCCGCGCCCGACGGTCCGCCGCGATGGCGGCATGGTTGGTCGGCTGCGCGCTCACCCTGGCGGCGGTGACACCGGTCCCGGTCCCCGCGCCCGCGCCCGGGCCGGCGTCGGCGCCCGGTCCGGCGTCGGCGTCGGCGTCGGCGTCGGGCGAGGCCGCCGTGCTCGGCCGGGAACACGCCCGGGAGCACGCCCGGCTGCGGGACGCGGCCAAGGGCGCACAGGGCTACCCGCAGTCGAAGCGCACCGCGAGCCTGGCCGCGCACCGGGCGTCGCAGGAGCGGACCAACCGGGCGTTCGCGGACGCGGAGTCGGGCCGGTTCGCCGCGTACTTCCCGTCACCCGACTTCGGGGTGCACGTGGCCCAGCTGCCCACGGGCAAGGTGCTGCTCTTCTCGTTCGAGCGCGTGGAGGCCGACCCCACCAAGGAGACCGGCCCCACCGGCACGGTAGGCCGGACGAACGCCGGGCGCGGATACCTCTGGGACCCGGCGAAGGGGACCGGCGCCGCGGCCTTCACCAAGGTCTCGCCGCCCGTCGTCCTCATGCCCGACGGCCACTACGCCCCGCGTCCGGCCCCGTTCTTCTGCGCCGGGCACGCCTACCTCCCCAACGGCATGGTCGGGGTCTTCGGCGGCAACGTCGGCGGTAAGGGCGGCAGCGGCGCGAAGCTGTCCTTCGTCTTCGACCCGTGGACCGAGACCTGGTTCCGCAACCGGGACATGTCCGTGGGCCGCTGGTACCCCACGGCCGTGACCGGCGCGGACGGCCGGCAGATCATCATGTCGGGCCAGTCCGAGCGCGGTACGGGGACGCCCACCCCGGTGGTGGAGCGCTTCCCCGCTCTGCGGCACCCGGTGCCCTGGCGGCCCTTCGACATCCCGGTGGGCCTGTCCGCCGAACGGCTGCGCACCGACGCCCCGTTCCGCAACGACTATCCGCACCTCTTCTCGCTCCGGGACGGGATGGTCTACGGCCTCGGGCGCGACGCCGACCAGCAGTGGCGGTTCGACCCGGTCCGGGAGGTGCGCACCGACCTCCCCCGGCGGCCCGCCGACTTCCGCGGCTACGGTTCGGCGGTGCCGCTGCCGGCCGGCTTCCGCGGCCCGGACTCCGTGCTGGTCCTGGGGGGCGACCCGCACGACCCGTTCACGTACCGACTGTCCGGCGGCCGTTGGACCACCGAGCGGCCGCGCGCGTTCGGCCGCACCCAGGACGACACGCTGATCCTGCCGGACGCGACCCTGCTGACCGTCAACGGCGCCCTCGACACCCGGGACTACGGCCACGGCCCGTTCAACCCCCGGGCCGATCCCAAGTACCGGCAGGTCGAGCTGCGGGACGCGCGCGGGAACTGGCGGCTCGGTCCGGCCCAGCGGCTGCCGCGCGGCTACCACTCGAACGCCCTGGTGATGCCGGACGGCCGGGTGATGGTCACCGGAGACGAGCTCCAGCAGATCGCCAACGACCCCGACATCGACGACGCCATGGACGGCAGCATCGAGCTGTACGAGCCGGCCTACCTGCACCGGGGGGCCCGGCCGGCCCTCGACCGGGTTCCGGCGGGCGAGCTCGGCCACGACCGGGCCTTCGAGGTCACCAGCTCCACCCCGGGCGACGTGGCGCGGGCCGTCCTGCTGGCCCCGTCGACGGTCACCCACTCGGTGAACACCAGCCAGCGCCACCTGGAGCTCCGGATCACGGGCCTGCGCGGGGGGACGATCGGACTGCGGACCCCGCCGTCGCCGGCCGACGCGCCGCCCGGCTACTACATGCTGTTCCTGCTGGACGGGAAGGGGGTGCCCAGCGTCGCGCGGTGGGTGAAGCTGGGCGTCCGCTGA
- a CDS encoding TOPRIM nucleotidyl transferase/hydrolase domain-containing protein yields the protein MADMEAFRDAVGRWAAGGPGGPAGDLAVRLGLRTAVLLEGPSDFEAVEALAARRGRDLAAEGVCVVPMGGAMSVGRYAGLLGPPGLGLRLTGLCDERERPFYQRGLERARAAHPGFFVCAADLEEELIRALGTAAVEEVIRSEDDQRAWQTFARQPAQHGRSRPQQLRRFLGTKKGRKIRYGRLLVEALAPERVPAPLDALFATL from the coding sequence ATGGCGGACATGGAGGCGTTCCGGGACGCGGTGGGCCGCTGGGCGGCCGGTGGGCCCGGGGGGCCGGCGGGTGATCTGGCGGTGCGGCTGGGGCTGCGCACGGCGGTGCTGCTGGAAGGGCCGAGCGACTTCGAGGCCGTCGAGGCGCTGGCCGCACGGCGCGGCCGCGACCTCGCCGCCGAGGGGGTCTGCGTCGTCCCGATGGGCGGGGCGATGAGCGTGGGCCGCTACGCCGGGCTCCTCGGGCCGCCCGGCCTCGGCCTGCGGCTGACCGGACTGTGCGACGAACGCGAACGGCCCTTCTACCAGCGCGGCCTGGAACGGGCCCGGGCAGCGCACCCGGGCTTCTTCGTGTGTGCGGCGGACCTGGAAGAGGAGCTGATCCGCGCGCTGGGCACGGCGGCGGTCGAGGAGGTCATCCGCTCCGAGGACGACCAGCGCGCCTGGCAGACCTTCGCGCGTCAGCCCGCCCAGCACGGGCGGTCCCGCCCCCAGCAGTTGCGCCGCTTCCTCGGCACGAAGAAGGGCCGCAAGATCCGCTACGGCCGCCTCTTGGTGGAGGCCCTCGCCCCCGAACGGGTACCGGCCCCGCTCGACGCCCTCTTCGCGACCCTGTGA
- a CDS encoding GNAT family N-acetyltransferase encodes MRLNEYDQPVGEPVPDWSPRPLPGAVTLAGRFCRLEPLDADRHAAELHAAYRTGSDGRDWTYMAVGPFEQARDYRRYVEEAAAGSDPRHYAVIDLRDGRAVGTLALMRQDPVHGVIEIGNVMFSPAMKRRPLSTEAQFLAMRYVFDDLGYRRHEWKCDSLNAPSRTTAVRLGFTFEGVFRQAVVYKGRTRDTAWYSVTDTEWPAVGRALRAWLAPENFDDRAVQRRALAELRAAAAGG; translated from the coding sequence TTGCGCCTCAACGAGTACGACCAGCCCGTCGGCGAACCGGTGCCCGACTGGTCCCCGCGCCCCCTGCCCGGCGCCGTCACGCTCGCCGGCCGCTTCTGCCGGCTCGAACCGCTGGACGCGGACCGGCACGCCGCCGAGCTCCACGCGGCCTACCGCACGGGGTCGGACGGGCGCGACTGGACGTACATGGCCGTCGGGCCGTTCGAGCAGGCACGGGACTACCGACGCTACGTCGAAGAGGCGGCGGCCGGCAGCGACCCGCGGCACTACGCGGTGATCGATCTGCGCGACGGCAGGGCGGTCGGCACCCTGGCGCTGATGCGACAGGACCCCGTCCACGGGGTCATCGAGATCGGCAACGTGATGTTCTCGCCGGCCATGAAGCGCCGCCCCCTGTCCACCGAGGCGCAGTTCCTCGCCATGAGGTACGTCTTCGACGACCTCGGCTACCGGCGCCACGAGTGGAAGTGCGACAGCCTCAACGCGCCGTCGCGCACGACGGCGGTCCGCCTCGGCTTCACCTTCGAGGGCGTCTTCCGGCAGGCGGTCGTCTACAAGGGCCGCACTCGCGACACCGCCTGGTACTCCGTCACCGACACGGAGTGGCCGGCGGTCGGGCGGGCCCTGCGTGCCTGGCTCGCACCCGAGAACTTCGACGACCGTGCGGTCCAGCGCCGCGCGCTCGCCGAGCTGCGGGCGGCCGCGGCCGGGGGATGA
- a CDS encoding NAD(P)/FAD-dependent oxidoreductase: protein MSENTEVVVIGGGYAGVMAADRLTRRADVTVTLVNPRPAFVHRIRLHQLAAGTGGAVVDYREVLADGVRLVVDTAARIDAAGRRVALTSGGSVGYDYLVYAVGSGSADPLVPGAAEFGHPIADLEGAERLRRALADAPATAAVTVVGAGPTGIETAAELAEAGRAVTLVCGGVLGPYLHPRGRRSVAARLARLGVAVLDGPGTGVAAVTRDAVRLDDGRELPSRVTVWTAGFGVPDLAARSGLSTDSLGRLLTDETLTSVDDPRIVAAGDSAAPSGVPLRMSCQAAMPLGARAADTVLSRIAGDRPDPLNQPFGAQCISLGRGEGIFQFANRSDVAVRFALDGRLGAKLKEAVCTGVVRHLADEAHSPGGYRLHRVPGGAARQRLLRGAGARAAGAPEPAGPAR from the coding sequence ATGAGCGAGAACACCGAAGTGGTCGTCATCGGCGGTGGCTACGCCGGCGTCATGGCGGCCGATCGCCTCACCCGGCGCGCCGACGTGACGGTGACGCTCGTCAACCCGCGCCCCGCCTTCGTCCACCGCATCCGCCTGCACCAGCTGGCCGCCGGGACGGGCGGCGCGGTCGTCGACTACCGGGAGGTCCTGGCCGACGGCGTACGCCTGGTGGTGGACACGGCGGCCCGGATCGACGCGGCCGGCCGCCGCGTTGCCCTGACGTCGGGCGGGTCGGTCGGCTACGACTACCTGGTCTACGCGGTGGGCAGCGGCAGCGCCGACCCGCTGGTGCCCGGAGCGGCCGAGTTCGGTCACCCGATCGCAGACCTGGAAGGGGCGGAGCGGCTGCGCCGGGCCCTCGCCGACGCACCCGCGACGGCCGCGGTGACGGTGGTCGGTGCCGGTCCGACCGGCATCGAGACCGCCGCCGAGCTGGCGGAGGCGGGCCGTGCGGTGACCCTGGTCTGCGGCGGAGTGCTCGGCCCCTACCTGCACCCGCGCGGCCGCCGCTCGGTCGCCGCGCGGCTGGCCCGGCTCGGGGTGGCGGTGCTCGACGGCCCCGGCACCGGGGTCGCCGCGGTGACCCGTGACGCGGTGCGGCTCGACGACGGCCGCGAGCTGCCGAGCCGGGTGACCGTCTGGACCGCCGGCTTCGGCGTACCGGACCTGGCGGCGCGCAGCGGGCTGAGCACGGACTCCCTGGGCCGGCTGCTCACCGACGAGACCTTGACCAGCGTGGACGACCCGCGCATCGTCGCGGCCGGGGATTCGGCGGCGCCGTCGGGCGTCCCGCTGCGGATGAGCTGCCAGGCCGCCATGCCCCTGGGTGCGCGGGCCGCGGACACGGTGCTCAGCCGGATCGCGGGCGACCGGCCCGATCCCCTCAACCAGCCGTTCGGCGCCCAGTGCATCAGCCTGGGCCGGGGGGAGGGCATCTTCCAGTTCGCCAACCGGTCGGACGTCGCCGTGCGCTTCGCCCTTGACGGCCGCCTGGGCGCGAAGCTGAAGGAGGCCGTGTGCACGGGCGTCGTCCGGCACTTGGCGGACGAGGCGCACAGCCCCGGCGGGTACCGCCTGCACCGCGTCCCGGGAGGCGCCGCGAGGCAGCGGCTGCTGCGCGGGGCGGGGGCCCGGGCCGCCGGGGCGCCGGAGCCCGCCGGCCCGGCCCGGTAG
- a CDS encoding RNA polymerase sigma-70 factor: MSDHAADPATEVFVAHRNLLFTVAYEMLGSAADAEDVLQETWLRWAAVDPAQVREPRAYLVRITTRQALNRLRTLARRKEAYVGPWLPEPLLTAPDVARDVELAESVSMAVMLVLETLSPNERVVFVLREVFDVGYEEIAAAIDKSPAAVRQIAHRARRHVDARRPREVVTAGEGRAVVESFRRALDGGGLQGLLDVLAPEVVLVSDGGGIRQAAVRPVRGADKVARFMAGGLGKNRLPLTVGLTAVNGSPALVVHLAGELDGVMAVRVEGSRIVGLYYVRNPEKLSRVTSETPLTLR, from the coding sequence ATGAGCGACCACGCTGCCGATCCGGCGACCGAGGTGTTCGTCGCCCACCGCAACCTGCTCTTCACCGTCGCCTACGAGATGCTCGGATCGGCGGCCGACGCCGAGGACGTCCTACAGGAGACCTGGCTGCGCTGGGCCGCGGTCGACCCGGCGCAGGTGCGCGAACCGCGCGCCTACCTGGTCCGGATCACCACCCGCCAGGCCCTCAACCGGCTGCGCACCCTGGCGCGCCGCAAGGAGGCGTACGTCGGACCGTGGCTGCCCGAGCCGCTGCTCACGGCGCCGGACGTGGCCCGGGACGTCGAGCTCGCCGAGAGCGTCTCGATGGCGGTCATGCTCGTCCTGGAGACGCTGTCACCGAACGAACGCGTCGTGTTCGTGCTGCGCGAGGTCTTCGACGTCGGCTACGAGGAGATCGCCGCCGCGATCGACAAGTCGCCCGCGGCCGTGCGCCAGATCGCGCACCGCGCCCGCCGGCACGTCGACGCCCGCCGACCGCGCGAGGTGGTCACCGCGGGCGAGGGCAGGGCGGTGGTGGAATCGTTCCGGCGGGCGCTCGACGGCGGCGGCCTCCAGGGCCTCCTGGACGTGCTCGCGCCCGAGGTGGTCCTGGTGAGCGACGGCGGCGGCATCAGGCAGGCCGCGGTCCGGCCCGTCAGGGGCGCCGACAAGGTGGCCCGGTTCATGGCGGGCGGCCTCGGCAAGAACCGGCTCCCGCTCACCGTCGGCCTCACCGCCGTCAACGGCAGCCCGGCGCTCGTCGTGCACCTGGCCGGCGAGCTGGACGGCGTCATGGCGGTCCGCGTCGAGGGCTCCCGCATCGTGGGCCTCTACTACGTCCGCAACCCGGAGAAGCTCTCCCGCGTCACGTCCGAGACCCCGTTGACCCTGCGCTGA
- a CDS encoding TetR/AcrR family transcriptional regulator → MTVPSGRRERKKAATRQKIADAALRLFLERGYDAVGIREVAAEADVAVTTLFAHFASKEALVFEQDEDFGQRLTRAVTGRAPHDPLVPALHHEILALVQHCTADSAAPVWGMIDESPALRAYEESMLVRHAEALATAITDDPALSQTPTASRTIARFVIDAYALAREAADPQAAVDEIFRMIEAAWEVARPSRPA, encoded by the coding sequence ATGACCGTGCCGTCCGGACGCCGTGAGCGCAAGAAGGCCGCGACCCGCCAGAAGATCGCCGACGCCGCCCTGCGGCTCTTCCTGGAGCGCGGGTACGACGCGGTGGGCATCCGCGAGGTGGCCGCCGAGGCCGACGTGGCCGTGACCACGCTCTTCGCCCACTTCGCCTCCAAAGAGGCCCTGGTGTTCGAGCAGGACGAAGACTTCGGGCAACGCCTCACCCGGGCCGTCACCGGCCGTGCCCCGCACGACCCGCTCGTCCCCGCGCTCCATCACGAGATCCTGGCCCTGGTGCAGCACTGCACGGCGGACAGCGCCGCCCCGGTCTGGGGCATGATCGACGAATCGCCCGCCCTGCGGGCGTACGAGGAGTCGATGCTGGTGCGCCACGCGGAGGCGCTCGCAACGGCCATCACCGACGACCCCGCACTGTCACAGACCCCGACCGCGAGCCGGACGATCGCCCGGTTCGTGATCGACGCCTATGCGCTGGCCCGCGAGGCGGCGGATCCGCAGGCCGCGGTGGACGAGATCTTCCGGATGATCGAGGCGGCCTGGGAGGTCGCCCGCCCTTCCCGACCGGCGTGA
- a CDS encoding NADP-dependent oxidoreductase — MKRISFAEFGGPDVLRLVEAEEPHAGPGRIRIAVRAAGVNPVDWRVREGQVLTAHPIELPAGVGLDAAGVVDEVGEGVEGVEIGDRVFGEGSGTYAESAVLSAWARMPDGLTFEEAAGYPSVVETALRVIREVGVRPGQTLLVSGASGGVGSAVLQIARDRGVTVIAVAGAANQDYLWGLGALATTYGEGWVERVRGLGPVDAALDLAGSGVIRELVELTGDPQKVISIADLDAPKLGVRFSGTAGSVPDALAEAVGLIARGKLHIPVEKSYPLAEAATAHADSRAGHARGRRVIVV, encoded by the coding sequence ATGAAGAGAATCAGCTTCGCCGAGTTCGGCGGTCCGGACGTCCTGCGCCTCGTCGAGGCCGAGGAACCCCACGCGGGCCCCGGCCGGATACGCATCGCCGTGCGGGCGGCGGGCGTGAACCCCGTCGACTGGCGGGTCCGCGAAGGGCAGGTCCTGACGGCCCACCCGATCGAACTGCCCGCCGGAGTCGGACTGGACGCCGCCGGGGTGGTGGACGAGGTCGGCGAGGGCGTCGAAGGGGTGGAGATCGGCGACCGGGTGTTCGGCGAAGGCTCCGGCACCTACGCCGAATCCGCCGTGCTGTCGGCGTGGGCCCGCATGCCCGACGGCCTGACGTTCGAAGAGGCCGCCGGGTATCCCTCCGTGGTGGAGACCGCGCTGCGCGTCATCCGCGAGGTCGGTGTGCGGCCCGGACAGACGCTGCTGGTCAGCGGTGCGTCGGGGGGAGTCGGATCGGCGGTGCTGCAGATCGCCCGCGACCGCGGCGTCACGGTGATCGCCGTCGCGGGCGCGGCGAACCAGGACTACCTGTGGGGCCTGGGCGCCCTGGCCACGACCTACGGCGAGGGCTGGGTCGAGCGGGTGCGGGGGCTCGGCCCTGTCGACGCGGCCCTCGATCTGGCGGGCTCGGGCGTGATCCGCGAGCTCGTCGAACTGACCGGGGACCCGCAGAAGGTGATCTCCATCGCCGATCTCGATGCGCCGAAGCTCGGCGTCCGGTTCTCCGGAACGGCCGGGAGCGTCCCGGACGCGCTCGCCGAGGCCGTCGGCCTCATCGCCCGGGGGAAGCTCCACATTCCGGTCGAGAAGTCGTACCCGCTCGCCGAGGCCGCGACGGCCCACGCCGACAGCCGGGCCGGTCACGCGCGCGGCCGCCGGGTCATCGTCGTCTGA
- a CDS encoding alkaline phosphatase — MPRPSRRLIAVSAVVAAATAVAVPLTAGATGGKEQAQHAVQGGKAKNVILLIGDGMGDSEITLARDYTVGAAGRLNMDRFPLTGAYTTYAVHADGTPDYVTDSAASGSGWATGRKTVNGRISKTPDTDKALPTILELAQKNGYATGSVTTAELTDATPAVLASHVTDRGCQGPADMANCPTDTIAKGGPGSIAEQSVNHKVDVLLGGGKQRFDQKITQGPYAGLTVTEQAKKLGYQVVTDEKSLNTVRAGAPVLGLFAPGNVATEWTGQAAAVGGTAPQRCVTGNPARPAGTPALDAQAAKAIALLEAKKPRKSDKGFFLQIEGASIDKRDHAADPCGQIGETAAFDRAVKVARDYAAKHPDTLVVTTADHGHTSQIVPLEATPPGMTSTLVTNEGQQLKVNYSSNTPGQSQEHTGTEVRIAAQGPQAYRVLGVTDQTDLFTTIREALRLR; from the coding sequence ATCCCCCGTCCGTCCCGCCGTCTCATCGCCGTGTCCGCCGTGGTGGCGGCCGCCACCGCCGTGGCCGTCCCGCTCACCGCGGGTGCCACCGGGGGCAAGGAGCAGGCCCAGCACGCGGTCCAGGGCGGGAAGGCGAAGAACGTCATCCTGCTGATCGGCGACGGCATGGGCGACTCGGAGATCACCCTCGCCCGCGACTACACGGTGGGTGCGGCGGGCCGGCTCAACATGGACCGGTTCCCCCTGACCGGCGCGTACACGACGTACGCGGTGCACGCGGACGGCACCCCGGACTACGTCACCGACTCGGCCGCCAGCGGCTCCGGCTGGGCGACCGGCCGCAAGACGGTCAACGGGCGGATCTCCAAGACCCCGGACACCGACAAGGCGCTGCCGACGATCCTTGAGCTGGCCCAGAAGAACGGGTACGCGACGGGCAGCGTGACCACCGCGGAGCTCACCGACGCCACCCCGGCCGTTCTCGCCTCGCACGTGACCGACCGCGGCTGCCAGGGGCCCGCCGACATGGCCAACTGCCCCACCGACACGATCGCCAAGGGCGGCCCGGGCTCCATCGCCGAGCAGAGCGTCAACCACAAGGTCGACGTGCTCCTGGGCGGCGGCAAGCAGCGCTTCGACCAGAAGATCACCCAGGGGCCGTACGCGGGGCTGACCGTGACCGAGCAGGCCAAGAAGCTCGGCTACCAGGTCGTCACGGACGAGAAGTCGCTGAACACCGTCCGGGCCGGGGCCCCGGTGCTCGGCCTCTTCGCGCCGGGCAACGTGGCGACCGAGTGGACCGGCCAGGCCGCGGCCGTGGGCGGAACCGCCCCGCAGCGCTGCGTCACCGGCAACCCGGCCCGCCCCGCCGGCACCCCGGCCCTGGACGCGCAGGCCGCCAAGGCGATCGCGCTGCTGGAGGCCAAGAAGCCGAGGAAGAGCGACAAGGGCTTCTTCCTCCAGATCGAGGGCGCTTCCATCGACAAGCGCGACCACGCGGCCGACCCGTGCGGCCAGATCGGCGAGACCGCCGCCTTCGACCGTGCGGTGAAGGTGGCCCGCGACTACGCCGCCAAGCACCCCGACACCCTGGTCGTCACCACCGCCGACCACGGCCACACCAGCCAGATCGTCCCGCTGGAAGCCACCCCGCCCGGCATGACCTCCACCCTCGTCACCAACGAGGGCCAGCAGCTGAAGGTCAACTACTCCAGCAACACGCCCGGCCAGTCCCAGGAGCACACCGGTACCGAGGTCCGCATCGCGGCCCAGGGCCCGCAGGCCTACCGGGTCCTGGGCGTCACCGACCAGACCGACCTGTTCACCACGATCCGCGAGGCACTGCGCCTGCGCTGA
- a CDS encoding CsbD family protein, giving the protein MADKGGMDKVKGKAKEAAGKATGNDRMKAEGKMDQAKGKAKESVADAKDSLRGKHDKH; this is encoded by the coding sequence ATGGCTGACAAGGGCGGCATGGACAAGGTCAAGGGCAAGGCGAAGGAGGCGGCCGGCAAGGCCACCGGAAACGACCGGATGAAGGCCGAGGGGAAGATGGACCAGGCCAAGGGCAAGGCGAAGGAGTCCGTGGCCGACGCCAAGGACTCCCTGCGCGGCAAGCACGACAAGCACTGA
- a CDS encoding amidohydrolase family protein, translating into MPLLAALAVSASLTLGPAASPPAARDPGVLLRGKVVTMNDAGDVWPDAGLWIRSGRIEAVVRAGSPLPAGARSARVVESGGVIYPGLIDLHNHPAHAAYPLMPVGKAYEDRYEWRFYDDAYDRRITYSEFVLASPDYYDLAAELGRYGEYKALAGGTTSLQGADDGLPSSARGCLVRNVETADVGPRRAVSRVDLGRDAREWADLARAQKDGVLVLHLAEGTGERMADEYRAVERSGLVGPRLVAVHGVGLTADQLGDMAARGAGLVWSPLSNFLLYGTTTDVAAAKAAGLDVSLAPDWAPSGSKSVLGELKVADLVNKHRLNGLFTDRELAQAVTRNPARALGWDRRAGRLAAGYVPDLVVLDDRNADPYRNLIEATEENVRLVSVAGDMLYGDEPVMARARATPDVEPAARFPGDRVKVMAGDCPGTDLPPMPLTETRDRLQRALAMDPRFLLDRVGPKPESVRRIRAELARCPGGEPPGELTPPDIQRVLSCRLGLPFEETRLSALTTYEDPEWMNRLVANPNLPAYLKALPDYYRRQ; encoded by the coding sequence GTGCCCCTGCTCGCCGCTCTCGCCGTGAGCGCCTCGCTGACGCTCGGCCCCGCCGCGTCCCCGCCCGCCGCGCGGGACCCCGGTGTGCTGCTCAGGGGCAAGGTGGTGACGATGAACGACGCGGGGGACGTCTGGCCGGACGCCGGCCTGTGGATCAGGTCCGGCCGGATCGAGGCCGTCGTCAGGGCGGGCAGCCCGCTGCCGGCGGGCGCGCGGTCGGCGCGGGTCGTGGAGAGCGGTGGGGTCATCTATCCCGGGCTGATCGATCTGCACAATCATCCCGCGCACGCCGCCTACCCCCTCATGCCGGTGGGCAAGGCGTACGAGGACCGCTACGAGTGGCGGTTCTACGACGACGCGTACGACCGCCGCATCACCTACTCCGAGTTCGTCCTCGCCAGTCCCGACTACTACGACCTCGCCGCGGAGTTGGGCCGGTACGGCGAGTACAAGGCGCTGGCCGGGGGCACCACCTCCCTCCAGGGCGCGGACGACGGCCTGCCGAGCAGTGCGCGCGGTTGCCTGGTCCGCAACGTCGAGACGGCGGACGTCGGCCCGCGCCGTGCCGTGAGCCGGGTGGACCTGGGCCGCGACGCCCGTGAATGGGCGGACCTGGCGCGGGCGCAGAAGGACGGCGTGCTGGTCCTGCACCTGGCCGAGGGCACCGGAGAGCGCATGGCGGACGAGTACCGGGCCGTGGAGCGCAGCGGCCTGGTGGGTCCGCGGCTGGTCGCCGTGCACGGCGTCGGTCTCACCGCGGACCAGCTCGGGGACATGGCGGCGCGGGGCGCGGGGCTGGTCTGGTCACCGCTGTCGAACTTCCTCCTCTACGGAACGACCACCGACGTGGCCGCCGCGAAGGCGGCCGGACTCGACGTCAGCCTGGCCCCGGACTGGGCGCCCTCGGGCAGCAAGTCGGTCCTGGGCGAGCTGAAGGTCGCCGACCTGGTCAACAAGCACCGGCTGAACGGGCTGTTCACCGACCGGGAGCTGGCACAGGCGGTGACGCGGAACCCGGCCCGGGCGCTGGGCTGGGACCGCCGCGCGGGCCGGCTCGCGGCGGGCTACGTGCCCGACCTCGTGGTGCTGGACGACCGGAACGCCGATCCGTACCGCAACCTGATCGAGGCCACCGAGGAGAACGTCCGGCTGGTCTCCGTGGCCGGAGACATGCTCTACGGCGACGAGCCGGTCATGGCGCGGGCCCGCGCCACACCGGACGTCGAACCGGCGGCCCGCTTCCCCGGTGACCGTGTCAAGGTCATGGCGGGCGACTGCCCCGGGACGGACCTGCCGCCGATGCCCCTCACCGAGACCCGGGACCGCCTGCAACGCGCCCTGGCGATGGATCCGCGGTTCCTGCTGGACCGGGTCGGCCCGAAACCGGAGTCCGTGCGGCGCATCCGTGCCGAACTGGCCCGCTGCCCGGGCGGCGAGCCGCCGGGCGAGCTGACGCCGCCGGACATCCAACGCGTCCTGAGCTGCCGCCTCGGCCTGCCCTTCGAGGAGACCCGCCTGAGCGCCCTGACCACCTACGAGGACCCCGAATGGATGAACCGGTTGGTGGCCAACCCCAACCTCCCGGCCTATCTGAAGGCGCTGCCGGACTACTACCGGCGGCAATGA